Proteins encoded together in one Oncorhynchus mykiss isolate Arlee chromosome 7, USDA_OmykA_1.1, whole genome shotgun sequence window:
- the LOC110528107 gene encoding poly(U)-specific endoribonuclease, with translation MKIILLVILLVTLFFQGYSTGSTSCQGRCDEKYNSQNKCHCNSKCSQYDNCCSDFEALCNAPAPGLSCQGRCGEKYNSQNKCHCNTKCGDHNNCCSDYTSLCGSSGGGDGGSDITDAEIKSMSEALYALDSNKPSASELIIDSQARVPNSETSSQNDLSPRPLFKFLDEASLFSKPSYAAFVALLDNYERNTGTTEDFTPQQLAEQDTFLKEAMSNTELGRELYAFLFTKGRYSSEEEFLHDLKMMWFGLYSRYAGKMDSSGFEHIFAGEIKGGKISGFHNWLQFYRLEKQGLIDYYSHSFDGPWTSYPDVLGMQFMWDGYFKQVGSSIIGCSPEFDLAVYSLCYITRPGKQCKLSLGGKPLVIQTYTWDKSSYGNGKKYIGSAFPATP, from the exons ATGAAGATCATTCTGCTTGTCATTTTGCTTGTGACCCTGTTCTTTCAGGGGTACAGCA CTGGATCCACATCCTGCCAGGGCCGCTGTGACGAGAAGTACAACTCTCAGAACAAGTGCCACTGCAACTCCAAGTGCTCCCAGTATGACAACTGCTGCAGTGACTTCGAAGCCCTCTGTAATG CACCCGCTCCAGGATTGTCCTGCCAGGGCCGCTGTGGGGAGAAATACAACTCTCAGAACAAGTGCCACTGCAACACCAAGTGTGGAGACCACAACAACTGCTGCAGCGACTACACCTCCCTCTGTGGAA GCTCTGGTGGTGGAGATGGAGGCAGTGACATCACTGATGCTGAGATCAAGTCTATGTCTGAGGCTCTGTATGCTCTGGACTCCAACAAGCCCTCTGCGTCAGAGCTGATCATTGACTCCCAGGCCAGAGTGCCCAACTCTGAGACCAGCTCCCAGAACGACCTGTCCCCACGCCC GTTGTTCAAGTTCCTGGACGAGGCGTCTCTGTTCTCCAAGCCATCGTATGCTGCCTTCGTGGCCCTGCTGGACAACTACGAGAGAAACACAGGCACCACAGAGGACTTCACCCCCCAGCAGCTGGCTGAGCAGGATACCTTCCTCAAGGAGGCCATGTCCAACACCGAGCTGGGCAGAGAGCTCTACGCCTTCCTTTTCACCAAGG GACGCTACAGCTCTGAGGAGGAGTTCCTCCATGACCTGAAGATGATGTGGTTCGGCCTCTACTCCCGCTACGCTGGCAAGATGGACTCCAGCGGCTTTGAGCACATTTTTGCAG GTGAGATAAAAGGTGGGAAGATATCTGGCTTCCACAACTGGCTCCAGTTCTACCGGCTGGAGAAACAGGGTCTGATTGACTACTACAGCCACAGCTTCGATGGACCT tggacTTCCTACCCTGATGTTCTGGGGATGCAGTTTATGTGGGATGGCTACTTCAAGCAGGTTGGTTCTTCCATCATTGGCTGCAGTCCTGAGTTCGACTTGGCCGTGTACAGTCTCTGCTACATCACCCGTCCAGGGAAACA GTGTAAACTAAGCCTGGGAGGGAAGCCACTGGTGATCCAGACCTACACCTGGGATAAATCCTCCTATGGGAATGGGAAGAAGTACATTGGCTCCGCCTTCCCTGCCACGCCCTAG